One Bacteroidota bacterium genomic window, TTTTGGTGACAAAGTCCGATTACAACATATATCTGATGCTATAGCCGAAATAAAAAGTTACATACACAACACTTCATTTCAATCCTTTTCGCAAAATTCAATGATGCGAATTGCCTGCGTTAAACAACTGGAAATTATTGGAGAAGCGTCCGGGCATATATCTCATGAAATGGTCATGAGCTAGAATGAAGCACACCAACCGAGGATGAATATTTAACTTCGTGCAAAACATGAAACGTAATGCAAGAAATAAAATTCAAACAGGTTGTAACAACCGGTTGCGGTATAGATGTCCATAAGGA contains:
- a CDS encoding DUF86 domain-containing protein, translated to MRNNFGDKVRLQHISDAIAEIKSYIHNTSFQSFSQNSMMRIACVKQLEIIGEASGHISHEMVMS